The window GGCGGCGCAGCAGATCCTGCGCGACCAGCTGACGGGACGGCTGCCCGATGTTGCCTTCAACGGCATCAACCAGATCGGCCTGTTTGTTGCTCGTGGTCTCGGTGCACCGCTCGATGAGTTCATCGCCAAGGACGGCGGCGTGGACAAACTCGGTTATTATCCGACGCTTGCGGAGCTCGGCAAATGGAAGGGCAAGACCTACGGATTGCCGTTCGCGGTCTCGACACCGGTGCTTTATGTCAATGCCGATCTCGTGGAGAAGGGCGGTGGGAACATCAACGATCTGCCGCGCGCGTGGGGCGAACTGACTGCGCTGGGCAAGAAGGTGGAGAGCTCGGCGGGAGCCGGTGTCACGGGGCTGTATTTTCAATGGGAGCAGACCGGCAACTGGCTGGTGCAGTCCCTGGTGACCAGCCGGGGCGGGTACATGCTCAAGAGCGACGGCTGCAGCATTGCCTTCAATGATGCGGCCGGTCTGTGGGCCCTGAAAACGCTCGAAGGTTTCGGCAAGTCCGGCATGCCCAACCTGTCATTGGCGCAGGCGCGCCAGTCCTTCGTGGCCGGCAGTGTCGCGATCCTTGTGGACTCCACGTCCTATGTGGCGGCTGCTGATCGCCAGATCGGCGGGCGCTTCAAGTTCCGGACGATGGCTTTTCCGCTGGCATCGGAAGCCGGTCGTCTGCCCGCGGGCGGCAACGTGGCCATGGTGTTTGCGACCGATGCCGCCCGGCGACAGGCGGCCTGGGAGTATGTGAAGTTCGTGACCGGCCCGGTGGGACAGACCCAGATGGTCAACCTGACCGGGTACATGCCCGGTAACGAAATCGCGGTGAAACAGCCTGACATGCTTGGCGGCTTCTATGAGAAAAACCCCAATCACAAGACCAGCATCGCGCAGCTTCCGGTGCTGACCGAATGGGCTGCCTTTCCCGGCGACAATTCCCTGAAGATCATCGAGGTGATCAAGTCCCACACAGAAGGTCTGGTGACGGGACGGCGCTCGGCAGAGGAGACCATGCCGGTCCTGGTCAAGGACGTGACGGCGCTGCTGCCGGCCTGCGCTGGTCGGTAGGCTGCCTTGAATTTAAACCCGGCTGAATCATCAGTCGTGTTTCGTTTTGCTGATCGAACCGGTTCAGAGCCGTAGGATGGGTTGAGCCAAACGCGAAACCCATCATTGCTCTGCTGGCGGGGAATGATGGGTTTCGCTGCGCTCAACCCATCCTACATGCTGGTGAAGCCGGGCTTTTTGTGGAAGCGGAGAGGAGTTCAGTAGTTTTCCTTGAACGGGCGCAGGTCGATTTCCTGGGTCCAGGCCGAGCGTGGCTGCGAGTGAATCTGCCAATAGGTCTCCGCGATGGCGTTGACATCGAGCAGGCCATCTTCGCCGCGCTGTTCCGCAAGCGCCGGATTGCGCGACAGCAAGCGTTCGCCGGCGATGCCGCCATCGATCACGGCGTGTGCGACATGGATGCCGGCCTTGCCGTAGTCACGCGCCATGCTCTGGGCGATCATCCGCAGGCCGGCCTTGGCTGCCGCGAACTGCGCATAGCCCGGCTTGCCGCGCAGGCTGGCGGAGGCGCCGGTGAAGATCACGGTGCCACGTCCCAGCGGCACCAGCCGTCGTGCCGCTTCGCGTCCGACCAGGAAGCCGCCGAAGCAACAGATCCGCCAGAAATTCTCGAACTGCTCGGCGGTCAGTTCGCGGAAATCGATGTGCTGGTTGATGCCGGCGTTGAACACCACCGCATCAGGGGCATCGAACTCGCTGCCCAGCGACGTCGCGCGGTCGAACAGCTTGATGACGTCGGCTTCCTTGGTGGCATCGGCGATCACGAATTCGGCGCTGCCGCGCGACTTGCCGATGGTATCGACCACCTGTTGCAGCTTGCTCGCGGTGCGGCCGGCGGCGATCACGTGATAACCTTCGGACGCAAAACGGCGGCAGACGGCGGCGCCGACGCCTAATTCGGCCCCCACGCCAACGATCACAGCGGTTGGTTTTGCCATTCATCAACTCCTTGAGGTTGCGGACCAAATCCTGATCGAGCCTAGCTCAGCCCGCAGGATTCCGGTCAGGTATTTGGCGTCAAATCTGCAGGGGCCACATGCAGCATTCCCATGGTGTCAGGCCATATTGAATGATAGTCATAATACAAAGCCGACGCCACCGGCCGACCGTTTATTGAGTGATTTGGATCTGGATTTCGCCATGACGCAGGAATTGCCCCACCAGGGCGCATTTGCAGTGGATTCGCCGCGTGTCGCGGCCGGAACCGGCAATATCCTTATTCTCGCGGGACTGGCGGCGCTGGGCACACTGGCGACCAGCATCCTGCTGCCGTCGCTGCCGAGTCTGGCCAAGACCTTCGGTGTTCCGACCGCATCGGTATCGAGCGCGATCAGTCTGTTTCTGGCGGCCTTCGCGGTCGGCCAGCTCATTGTCGGTCCATTGTCCGACCGGTTCGGCCGGCGCGGGCTGGTGCTGGCAGGGCTTGTGCTGTTTGTGATCGGGAGTGCGATCTGCGGGTTGGCCTCCGATCTGCCGACGCTGCTGATCGGTCGTGTGGTGCAGGCCCTGGGGGCGTGCGCGTCATCGGTGCTGGCCCGGGCGATCGCGCGGGACCTTCTGGATGGCGAGGCGCTGGCGCGCGCGCTGGCCTTCATCATGATTGCGACTGCCGCGGCCCCCGGATTTTCTCCCTTGCTCGGCGGCTTGCTGGAGCAGGCCTTTGGCTGGCGCTCCGCCTTTATCGTGGTCGCGATCATCGCCGCCGTCGTGGCCTTGCTTTACAACAGTGCGCTCGGGGAGACCCATGACGGCGTCAAGCTGCCGCTCGACCCCTGGCATATCGCGCTATCGTATGTCGGCTTGATCAAGGATATCCGGTTCATCGCGCCGGCGCTGACCGTAGGGCTGATCATGGGTGGGCTGTTTGCGATGTTCTCCGCGTCACCAGCGATCCTGATCGAGGGATTGAAGTATTCACCGCTGGCGCTCGGCGCATTCTTTGCCGGCACGGTGTTTGTGGTGTTCGCCGCAGGCATGATCGCTCCCAAATTGGCGGCGCGCTGGGGCCTGCGGAATGCGATCCTGTTTGCACTCGCCGTGGCTTGTGCCGGCGGTCTCGCGCTGCTGGGCGCGCAGTTTGTCGAGCGGTCGCTCGCGACTTATCTCGGCCCGGTTCTGATCTTTCTGTTCGGCATGGGGATCGTCAATCCGCTGGGGACTGCGCTGGCGCTGTCGCCATTCGGCGATCGCGCCGGTCTCGCCTCGGCGCTGGTGGGTTTCCTGCAGATGGCGGGAGCTGCCATCGGGGTCAGTGCTGCGGCGTCCGTGGCATCACCGGCGATCCTCGGGCTCGGCATTGTGCTGGTGGTCGCGACGCTGTCGGCGCTGATCGTGTTTTTCGTTGGTCGCGTGAAGCCGGCTTGAGAAACACGCACATAAAAAAAGCCCCCGCCGAAGCGGAGGCTTTCGGAAGTGCCCTCGAAAATCAGTGCACGCGCTCGATGGCAATCGCAGTGGCTTCGCCGCCGCCGATACAGAGCGAGGCGACGCCGCGGCGCAGATTGTTGTTTTCCATGGCATGCAGCAGGGTGACGATCAGGCGTGCCCCCGTGGCGCCGATCGGATGGCCGAGTGCGCAGGCGCCGCCATTGATGTTGAGCTTGTCGCGGGGAATGCCGAGATCGCGGGCGGCCGCCATCGGAACCACGGCGAAAGCCTCGTTGATCTCGAACAGGTCGACATCGCCGACGGTCCAGCCGAGCTTCTCCAAGAGCTTGCGGATGGCCGGGATCGGCGCGGTGGTGAACCACTGCGGCTCCTGGCTGTGGGTGGAATGGCCCTTGATTTCGGCGAGGATCGGCAGCCCCTCGCGCTGCGCCAGCGAGCGGCGTGTCAGCACCAGGGCCGCGGCGCCGTCGGCATTGGCCGAGGAGGCGGCCGGCGTAATGGTGCCGTTGGCGCGGAACGCCGGCTTCAGGCCGGGGATCTTGTTGGGATCGACTTTCAGCGGATGCTCATCATTGGCGACGACGCGTGGGCCGGCTTTCTCAGCCAGCGTGATCGGCACGATCTCGTTCCTGAACGCGCCGCTCTCCACCGCCTTGCGGGCGCGGGTCAGCGTTTCCATCGCATATTCGTCCTGGTCCTTGCGGGTGAATTGATAGGCTTCCGCGGTGGCCTCGCCGAAATCGCCCATCGAGCGGCCGCTTTCATAGGCGTCCTCGAGGCCGTCCATCAGCATGTGGTCGATGATGCGGTCATGGCCGACGCGATAGCCGGCGCGGGCCTTCTGCAGTAAATAAGGCGCGTTCGACATGCTCTCCATGCCGCCGGAGACGACGATCTCGGCGGAACCGGCATTGATGATGTCATGGGCGAGCATGGTGGCCTTCATGCCGGAGCCGCAGACCTTGTTGATGGTGGTGGCGCCGGTGGCATCCGGCAGTTTGGCGCCGCGGGCAGCCTGGCGGGCCGGCGCCTGGCCCTGGCCGGCGGGCAGCACGCAGCCCATGAACACCTCGTCGATCCGCTCCGGCGACAATTTGGCGCGCTCCACGGCGGCCCCGATCACGTGCGCGCCGAGCTTGTGGGCGCTGAGCAGCGACAATTCGCCCTGGAACCGCCCGAGCGGGGTGCGGGCTGCGGAGACGATGACGACGGGATCGGATGATGCTGACTTAGAGGACATGGGGTTTGCTCTCCTGATGATTGTCTGGCGATTGCCTGGGTGTGATCCGCAGCCGCAAT is drawn from Bradyrhizobium prioriisuperbiae and contains these coding sequences:
- a CDS encoding ABC transporter substrate-binding protein; amino-acid sequence: MSYRPKAFVYRLFTVAILGTAAFVSPAAAEVTLDVLYTTPGTFNTLQQDLAKRFTELHPDIKIKFRNPVAGYEEAAQQILRDQLTGRLPDVAFNGINQIGLFVARGLGAPLDEFIAKDGGVDKLGYYPTLAELGKWKGKTYGLPFAVSTPVLYVNADLVEKGGGNINDLPRAWGELTALGKKVESSAGAGVTGLYFQWEQTGNWLVQSLVTSRGGYMLKSDGCSIAFNDAAGLWALKTLEGFGKSGMPNLSLAQARQSFVAGSVAILVDSTSYVAAADRQIGGRFKFRTMAFPLASEAGRLPAGGNVAMVFATDAARRQAAWEYVKFVTGPVGQTQMVNLTGYMPGNEIAVKQPDMLGGFYEKNPNHKTSIAQLPVLTEWAAFPGDNSLKIIEVIKSHTEGLVTGRRSAEETMPVLVKDVTALLPACAGR
- a CDS encoding acetyl-CoA C-acyltransferase, which translates into the protein MSSKSASSDPVVIVSAARTPLGRFQGELSLLSAHKLGAHVIGAAVERAKLSPERIDEVFMGCVLPAGQGQAPARQAARGAKLPDATGATTINKVCGSGMKATMLAHDIINAGSAEIVVSGGMESMSNAPYLLQKARAGYRVGHDRIIDHMLMDGLEDAYESGRSMGDFGEATAEAYQFTRKDQDEYAMETLTRARKAVESGAFRNEIVPITLAEKAGPRVVANDEHPLKVDPNKIPGLKPAFRANGTITPAASSANADGAAALVLTRRSLAQREGLPILAEIKGHSTHSQEPQWFTTAPIPAIRKLLEKLGWTVGDVDLFEINEAFAVVPMAAARDLGIPRDKLNINGGACALGHPIGATGARLIVTLLHAMENNNLRRGVASLCIGGGEATAIAIERVH
- a CDS encoding SDR family NAD(P)-dependent oxidoreductase, with translation MAKPTAVIVGVGAELGVGAAVCRRFASEGYHVIAAGRTASKLQQVVDTIGKSRGSAEFVIADATKEADVIKLFDRATSLGSEFDAPDAVVFNAGINQHIDFRELTAEQFENFWRICCFGGFLVGREAARRLVPLGRGTVIFTGASASLRGKPGYAQFAAAKAGLRMIAQSMARDYGKAGIHVAHAVIDGGIAGERLLSRNPALAEQRGEDGLLDVNAIAETYWQIHSQPRSAWTQEIDLRPFKENY
- a CDS encoding multidrug effflux MFS transporter; translated protein: MTQELPHQGAFAVDSPRVAAGTGNILILAGLAALGTLATSILLPSLPSLAKTFGVPTASVSSAISLFLAAFAVGQLIVGPLSDRFGRRGLVLAGLVLFVIGSAICGLASDLPTLLIGRVVQALGACASSVLARAIARDLLDGEALARALAFIMIATAAAPGFSPLLGGLLEQAFGWRSAFIVVAIIAAVVALLYNSALGETHDGVKLPLDPWHIALSYVGLIKDIRFIAPALTVGLIMGGLFAMFSASPAILIEGLKYSPLALGAFFAGTVFVVFAAGMIAPKLAARWGLRNAILFALAVACAGGLALLGAQFVERSLATYLGPVLIFLFGMGIVNPLGTALALSPFGDRAGLASALVGFLQMAGAAIGVSAAASVASPAILGLGIVLVVATLSALIVFFVGRVKPA